Proteins from one Triticum aestivum cultivar Chinese Spring chromosome 7A, IWGSC CS RefSeq v2.1, whole genome shotgun sequence genomic window:
- the LOC123148413 gene encoding E3 ubiquitin ligase BIG BROTHER-related, with translation MATVGPPGAFRRITVHYSSTAGDDANHDDFLEYVIGDVLQHQEGLHQSFGTGAPGASWSMHCCHGESSRGTAAETSGTSDEQIAADLKYARMLQEMEDLDVDTPPNDDEQDDISCVPSPSDTDDDDDRGDEEETARQDDDDDNDDTNDDVDPDNMTYEERQELVESVGNESRGLSDELLSYLVPWKYRSGSGFFSRKTNHDDTCTVCLSAFRNRENIITLPCKHNYHASCISNWLKINRTCPVCKYEVFGPS, from the exons ATGGCCACCGTCGGGCCGCCTGGCGCCTTTCGGAGGATCACCGTGCACTACAGCAGCACCGCCGGGGACGATGCCAACCACGATGACTTCCTCGAGTATGTGATCGGTGATGTTCTTCAACACCAG GAGGGCCTGCACCAATCCTTCGGCACAGGGGCCCCTGGTGCATCCTGGAGCATGCATTGCTGCCATGGGGAGAGCAGCCGTGGCACAGCAGCAGAAACCTCAGGAACTTCAGATGAACAGATCGCAGCTGACCTCAAATACGCCAGGATGCTGCAGGAGATGGAAGATCTGGATGTGGACACGCCTCCCAACGACGACGAACAAGACG ATATAAGCTGTGTGCCTTCCCCATCTGACACCGATGATGACGATGACCGCGGCGACGAAGAGGAG ACTGCTAggcaggatgatgatgatgacaacgacgacaCCAACGACGATGTTGATCCAGACAACATGACATATGAG GAAAGGCAGGAACTGGTGGAATCAGTGGGAAATGAGAGCAGAGGTTTATCTGATGAGCTCCTGTCATACTTGGTGCCATGGAAGTACAGGTCAGGATCAGGGTTCTTCTCAAGGAAGACAAACCATGATGA CACTTGTACTGTGTGCCTGTCTGCTTTCAGAAACCGGGAGAACATCATAACCCTGCCCTGCAAACATAATTACCACGCAAGTTGCATTAGCAACTGGCTCAAGATCAACAGG ACCTGCCCAGTTTGCAAGTATGAAGTGTTTGGGCCCTCCTAG